The region ATCGCCCATTTCGAGGAGGCTTTCGACACCAAGACTCTCGACATCACCTATGCTTCGGAAGATGGCGCATCGGGTATGGCCGAAGCGTTGACAAAGCTTTGCGGTCGAGCCGAGCAGGCGGTCAAAAGCGGCTTCAACATCATCATTCTGTCGGACCGTCAGACGGGTCCCGACCGTATTCCAATCCCATCGCTGCTCGCGACGGCGGCCGTGCATCATCATCTGATCCGCAAGGGTCTGCGCACCTCGGTCGGACTCGTCGTCGAGACTGGCGACGCCCGGGAGGTCCATCATTTTGCGTTGCTCGCGGGCTATGGGGCGGAAGCGATCAACCCTTATCTTGCCTTCGAAACGCTGGCCGCGATGGCCGTCGATTTCCCCGATGAAATCGATGGTCAGGAGGCGTGCAAGCGCTACATCAAGTCGATCGACAAGGGCCTTTTGAAGGTCATGTCAAAGATGGGCATTTCAACGTATCAATCCTATTGCGGCGCTCAGATCTTCGACGTTGTCGGACTCGCGGAGGAATTCGTCGATCATTATTTTACTGGGACCGTATCGCGAATCGGCGGCGCCGGTCTTGCGGAGATTGCACAAGAAACCGTGCGGCGGCACAAGGAAGCGTTCGGCAATGCGCCTCTCTACCGCAATGCGCTCGAAGTTGGCGGCGATTATGCCTTCCGCATCCGCGGCGAAGCACATTCCTGGTCGCCGCAATCGGTATCCCTTCTGCAGCATGCCGTGCGTGGCAACGATCCTGCGATCTACCGTGCCTATGCCGCCGTTTTAAACGAGGAATCCGCGCGGCCTTTGACGATACGCAGTCTCTTCCGCATCAAGACGGCGGCCGAGGACGGCCGTGTACCGGTGCCTTTGGAGGAGGTCGAATCGGCGCAAGCGATCGTCCGGCGTTTTTCCACCGGGGCGATGTCCTATGGCTCGATTTCGCGGGAGGCGCATACGACACTCGCCATCGCGATGAATCGCATTGGCGGCAAATCGAACACAGGGGAGGGTGGCGAAGAGTCCGACCGTTACAAACCGCTCCCCAATGGCGATTCGATGCGCTCGGCGATCAAGCAGGTCGCATCCGGCCGCTTTGGCGCGACCGCCGAATATCTTGTCAATTCGGACATGATGCAGATCAAGATGGCGCAAGGCGCAAAGCCAGGTGAAGGCGGTCAATTGCCTGGCCACAAGGTCGATGCGGTGATCGCCAAGGTGCGGCACTCGACGCAAGGCGTTGGCCTCATCTCGCCGCCGCCGCATCATGACATCTATTCCATCGAGGATTTGGCGCAGCTTGTTTTCGACTTGAAGAACGTCAATCCGGAGGCCGACGTCTCGGTCAAGCTCGTATCGGAAGTGGGGGTTGGAACGGTTGCGGCCGGGGTCTCCAAGGGCCGGGCCGATCATGTCACCATTTCCGGATTCGAGGGCGGCACCGGAGCCTCTCCCTTAACCTCGATCAAGCACGCCGGCATCCCTTGGGAAATCGGGCTCGCTGAGACGCAGCAGACACTGGTCCTGAACCGGTTGCGTTCGCGGATCGCGGTCCAGGTTGACGGTGGCTTGCGCACCGGCCGCGATGTGGTGATCGGCGCGTTGCTCGGCGCCGACGAATTCGGCTTCGCCACAGCGCCCTTGATCGCCTCCGGCTGTATCATGATGCGTAAATGTCATCTGAATACGTGCCCGGTCGGCATCGCGACGCAAGATCCAGTCTTGCGCAAGCGGTTTGCAGGCCAGCCGGAACATGTGATCAACTTCTTCTTCTTCGTGGCCGAGGAAGTGCGCGAGTTGATGGCGCAGATGGGCTATCGCACGATCAGCGAGATGGTTGGTCAGATGCAAATGCTCGATAAGCAACAAGCGATCGCGCATTGGAAAGCACGCGGGCTGGATTTCTCAAAACTCTTCCACAAGGCCGCCGCTGCGGCGGGTGAAACGATCTTCAATTCAACGCGGCAGGATCATGGGCTCGACAAGGTGCTCGATCGGAAGCTGATCGCGGCAGCCAAGGACTCAATCGAAACGGGTGCCATAACGACGATCGAAACGCCGATCCACAACACGGATCGCACGACGGGTGCGATGTTGTCGGGCGCCATCGCGCGCCGCCATGGCCATGCCGGACTTGCCGACGGGACGATCCATATCAAAGCCAAGGGGACCGCTGGGCAGAGTTTTGGCGCGTGGCTCGCCGCCGGGGTCACTCTCGAACTTGAGGGCCAAGCCAATGATTATGTCGGCAAGGGTCTCTCGGGCGGCCGCATTATCGTCTATCCGCCCTCTGACACGCGGATTACACCGGAAAAATCGATCATCATCGGCAACACCGCACTTTATGGCGCGATCGCCGGAGAATGCTATTTCCGCGGCGTCGCCGGGGAGCGGTTCGCCGTCCGCAACTCCGGCGCGATCGCGGTTGTCGAGGGCGCCGGCGACCACGGCTGCGAATATATGACGGGTGGCATCGTCGTCGTCATCGGCGAGACCGGCCGCAATTTCGCCGCCGGCATGTCGGGCGGCATCGCTTATGTCCTCGACGAGGATGGGAAATTCGCGCAGCGCTGCAATCTTGCCATGGTCGAACTCGAGCCGGTCGTGGAAGAAGAAGAGTTGATGCAAAAGAACTATCACCACGGCGGGGATCTCGATTTCCACGGCCGCGTCGATGTCATGGGCGATATGACCAGATTCGATGCTGAACGGTTGCATCAGCTGGTCTCGAACCACGCGCGCTATACAGGCTCGGCCCGGGCACGCCACATTCTGGAGCAGTGGGACGAGTACAAGCCGAAATTCCGCAAGGTGATGCCGGTCGAATATCGCCGGGCCATCGAGGAATTGATCGCGCGCGGCGGCCAGCCTAGTCTCGCCGCGGCGGAATGAGCGAAAAACCTATCAGGCTCTAGAGGGTTTGGGGACGCATGGGCAAGGTAACGGGATTCCTCGAAATCGACCGGCGCGACCGGCGCTACGCGCCGGCGTCCGACCGGATTCGGCACTACAAGGAATTCATGATTCCGCTTTCCGAGGAAGCAACCAAGGATCAAGCGGCGCGCTGCATGGATTGCGGCATTCCGTTTTGTCATACCGGTTGCCCGGTCAACAATCAGATTCCAGATTGGAACAACCTCGTCTATCAGTCCGATTGGGAAGAGGCTGCGCGCAATCTCCATTCGACGAATAATTTTCCGGAGGTCACCGGCCGGATTTGCCCGGCGCCTTGCGAAGCCGCGTGCACCCTGAACATCGACGATCATCCGGTGACCATCAAAACCATTGAATGTGCGATCGTTGACCGCGCCTGGACGAACGGCTGGGTCAAGCCCGAACCCGCCGATGTGAAGACCGGCAAAAAAATCGCCGTGGTGGGCTCTGGGCCGGCCGGGCTCGCCTGCGCCCAACAGCTCGCGCGGGCGGGGCACGACGTTCACGTCTTCGAGAAGAACGCCAAGCCCGGCGGTTTGCTGCGCTATGGCATTCCCGATTTCAAAATGGAAAAACACATCATCGATCGCCGCGTCGTCCAAATGCAAGCGGAAGGCGTGCATTTCCACAACGGCGTCAATGTGGGGGTCGATCTTGATCCCGTCGCCATGCTCGAAGACTATGACGCGATCGTTCTCGCAGGCGGCGCCGAAAAGCCGCGTGATCTTCCGGTCCCTGGCCGCGACCTCTCCGGCGTGCATTTCGCGATGGAATATTTACCGCAGCAGAACCGGCGCATCGGCAAGGAGCCGATCCATACCAACGAGCCGATCCTCGCCTCGGCCTTGCATGTCATCGTGATCGGCGGCGGAGATACCGGATCGGACTGCATCGGTACGGCCATCCGCCAGGGTGCCCTGTCGGTGACTCAACTCGAAATCATGCCGCAGCCGCCGGAGAAGGAAAACAAGGCTCTGACCTGGCCGAATTGGCCCCTGAAGATGCGCACGTCTTCGTCTCAGGAAGAAGGCGCGGAACGGGACTTTTCGGTTCTGACAAAGGAATTGCGCGGCGAGAATGGCGCCGTCAAAAAGTTGGTGTGCGTGCGGCTCGACTCGAATTTGAAGGAGATTCCGGCCAGCACTTTCGAGCTTCGGGCCGATCTCGTCCTCCTCGCCATGGGCTTTGTTTCGCCGGTGCATGAAGGGCTGCTCGAACAGCTCGGCGTTGCCTTCGATCTGCGCGGCAATGTCGAGGCCGATCAAGTAAGCTACAAAACATCCTGCGATAAAGTCTTTGCCTGCGGCGACATGCGGCGCGGTCAATCGCTGGTCGTCTGGGCGATCCGCGAAGGCCGCCAAACGGCACAAGCCGTCGATACCTTCTTGATGGGATCGAGCCAATTGCCTCGATAGGGCGCGCTACATGACGACGACCTTCGTGCCAACGGCCACCCGCTGGTAAAGGTCGATCACGTCGGCGTTCATCATCCGGATGCAGCCCGACGAGACGGCCTTGCCGATCGAGTCGGGTTCGTTGGTGCCGTGGATGCGGAACATCGTGTCCTTGTCGCCTTTGAAAAGATAGAGCGCGCGGGCACCCAGCGGATTCTCAAGGCCGCCCTCCATCTCTTCCGGCAAATCGGGACGGCGCTGCAGCATTTCCTTCGGCGGAATCCAGCGCGGCCATTCGGATTTGCGGCCGACTCGCGCGATGCCCTTCCACTCAAACCCCTGACGTCCGACGCCGATGCCATATTGGATGGCGCCGCCGCCAGGCTGAACCAGGTACAAATGCCGCGAGCGCGTGTCGATCACAATCGTCCCAGGCGCCTCACTGGTTGGGTTTTGCACGGCAGCCGCGGTCTTCTGGCTCTGATTGATGCTGAGTTCGGGATCCTGGCCCCCATAGGGTTGGCCGCGCGATGCCGACTCATAGGGGTCCCCGTACGAAGGCGCCCCATAGGTCTGGCGCCCCCGGTAATGTTGAGCCGGCGGCGGATCGCCCGGATACACCTCGTAAGGTTCGGAATAGGCAGGATACGCCGGATAGGCGGGATAGGACGGGTAGCCCGGATAACCATTGGACGGATAGGCAGGATATGCTTGGTACCCCGAATAATCATGCCATTGCGCAAAAGCCGGCACGGCCGGCAGCAGCAGCGCCAATGCCAGGGCGGCACCCAAACTTACTTTCAGGACAAATAATCTTGCACTCATGATCAGACTCGAGTTCAGCTACCACCGCATTAAAAATGCTCAGAATAATCTAAATTTACGGCAAAAATGGACGGCCGCATTCGAGATTTTGTGCCCAACACGCGGATTTGAATGCAAAAAAAGACCGGTTTGGCAAGCCACCAAACCGGTCCCTGTCTGTCTCGATCACTGAATGGCGGTTTAGAGCACGTCGACGGGGGCCCCGACTTTGACCCGGTCATAGAGATCAACGATATCGTCGTTCAAGAGGCGGATGCAGCCGGAAGACACTGCCCGGCCAATCGTGTTGGGCTCATTGGTCCCATGGATGCGGAACATCGTATCGCCGTGACCATTGTAAAGATACATGGCGCGGGCACCGAGCGGATTGGCGAGGCCGCCCTCCATCACTTTTGGCAGTTCCGGCCGGCGCAGCCGCATGGCGGGGGGCGGGGTCCATGCCGGCCATTCGGCGCGCCGCCCGATGTGGGCACGGCCATTCCAGCCAAAGCCGTCGCGTCCGACTCCGACCGAATAGCGCATCGCCTTGCCGCCATCCATCGACAGATAGAGATAACGTTCCTTGGTATCGATGGTAATCGTGCCCGCACGCGCATGTGTCGGATCATCGACCAATACGCGGGTTGGCTGGACTTGCCGCTGCACATCTGTTGGCAGGCTTGCCGGCTGAATTTGGCTGTTCATCAGTCCGGCGGGCGAACCTCCGTCGAAAGCTTGCGCCCCCGTGGCGAGCAGCGTGGCCAGTCCGGCAACGGCAAACATATTTTTATTCGTAACAAGTATCTTCAACATTCGCTGGGTATCCCCGTCCAAAAAAAACTGCAATCAAGGTTGCTGCTTTATTAACGCGGAAGCTGTGCGGTTTGTTCCATGACGGCGATCAGCGAATCGCAATTTTTTGGGCGGGTCTGATTCGGGATGCCTGACCCATCGCGGCCGGATCAAAAATCCCCGTAAGCGGCGATCTTCATCAGCTAGGGACTTCGTTATCTAAGGCCGTCGTTGCCTAAGGTCTTGGCCACGAGAAATCATCCGCGCGGCCCGGCTTGGAAGCCACCGGATTTCCCTGCTGCAGAGTCTGGTCAATCAATTTCCGCGCCTCGGTATTCGCGGCCCCCGTGGGGGCCACCCGTGTCGCAAGTTGACCCCCGGGGGCAAGGACAGGAGCGGTCAGCGGCAGCACTGGGCCGGCAATGGGTTTGGGCGGCGGCGCGGCCTCGGTGTTCGGCAGCGCCGATACGGTCGATGGCGTGGTGGCGCCGTCCCCCGGACCAGCCTCTGGACTGGACGCGGCAGGAGGCGTCATGTCGGGCTCGATTTTCGGCTGCATCTCGTCGAGCTTTCTACGAATTTCCGGTTCAACGAAATGCGCCAGCTTGCGGGCGCCGGCCTTCGTAAAGTGCACCCCGTCGGCGGCGCGCAAATGCACCGTCTGGC is a window of Methylocapsa sp. D3K7 DNA encoding:
- a CDS encoding L,D-transpeptidase, yielding MLKILVTNKNMFAVAGLATLLATGAQAFDGGSPAGLMNSQIQPASLPTDVQRQVQPTRVLVDDPTHARAGTITIDTKERYLYLSMDGGKAMRYSVGVGRDGFGWNGRAHIGRRAEWPAWTPPPAMRLRRPELPKVMEGGLANPLGARAMYLYNGHGDTMFRIHGTNEPNTIGRAVSSGCIRLLNDDIVDLYDRVKVGAPVDVL
- the gltB gene encoding glutamate synthase large subunit, with the translated sequence MTDPILPGPFHLDPGLPPAQGLYSPDNEHDACGVGFVADMHNRKSHEIIGMGLEILLNLDHRGAVGADPKAGDGCGMLVQIPHRFFAEKARELGFALPEPGDYAIGALFLPRDPEGRRIVEAIAEKMVAAEGQILLGWRDTPVDSSVLGESVKPAEPVSRQIFIQRGPDTADQEVFERRLFILRKTISNAVHNLNDRRTAGFYPVSVSSRTIVYKGLLLATKLGVYFKDLADPLFESALALVHQRFSTNTFPTWSRAHPYRYVAHNGEINTLRGNLNWMAARQASVASGLFGNDISKLWPISYEGQSDTACFDNALEFLVQGGYSLVHAMMMLIPEAWAGNPLMDAERRAFYEYHAAMMEPWDGPAAVAFTDGRQIGATLDRNGLRPARYIVTSDGLVVLASEAGVLPIAEDRIITKWRLQPGKMLLVDLEQGRIISDDEIKHTLAGSHPYADWVKRTQIVLEDMDLAVHPRSPRGDVTLLDRQQAFGYSQEDLSMLLPPMAVTGQEAVGSMGTDTPISALSTQPKLLYTYFKQHFAQVTNPPIDPIREELVMSLVSFIGPRPNILDHEGNAKKKRLEVRQPILTNGDLEKIRSIAHFEEAFDTKTLDITYASEDGASGMAEALTKLCGRAEQAVKSGFNIIILSDRQTGPDRIPIPSLLATAAVHHHLIRKGLRTSVGLVVETGDAREVHHFALLAGYGAEAINPYLAFETLAAMAVDFPDEIDGQEACKRYIKSIDKGLLKVMSKMGISTYQSYCGAQIFDVVGLAEEFVDHYFTGTVSRIGGAGLAEIAQETVRRHKEAFGNAPLYRNALEVGGDYAFRIRGEAHSWSPQSVSLLQHAVRGNDPAIYRAYAAVLNEESARPLTIRSLFRIKTAAEDGRVPVPLEEVESAQAIVRRFSTGAMSYGSISREAHTTLAIAMNRIGGKSNTGEGGEESDRYKPLPNGDSMRSAIKQVASGRFGATAEYLVNSDMMQIKMAQGAKPGEGGQLPGHKVDAVIAKVRHSTQGVGLISPPPHHDIYSIEDLAQLVFDLKNVNPEADVSVKLVSEVGVGTVAAGVSKGRADHVTISGFEGGTGASPLTSIKHAGIPWEIGLAETQQTLVLNRLRSRIAVQVDGGLRTGRDVVIGALLGADEFGFATAPLIASGCIMMRKCHLNTCPVGIATQDPVLRKRFAGQPEHVINFFFFVAEEVRELMAQMGYRTISEMVGQMQMLDKQQAIAHWKARGLDFSKLFHKAAAAAGETIFNSTRQDHGLDKVLDRKLIAAAKDSIETGAITTIETPIHNTDRTTGAMLSGAIARRHGHAGLADGTIHIKAKGTAGQSFGAWLAAGVTLELEGQANDYVGKGLSGGRIIVYPPSDTRITPEKSIIIGNTALYGAIAGECYFRGVAGERFAVRNSGAIAVVEGAGDHGCEYMTGGIVVVIGETGRNFAAGMSGGIAYVLDEDGKFAQRCNLAMVELEPVVEEEELMQKNYHHGGDLDFHGRVDVMGDMTRFDAERLHQLVSNHARYTGSARARHILEQWDEYKPKFRKVMPVEYRRAIEELIARGGQPSLAAAE
- a CDS encoding glutamate synthase subunit beta yields the protein MGKVTGFLEIDRRDRRYAPASDRIRHYKEFMIPLSEEATKDQAARCMDCGIPFCHTGCPVNNQIPDWNNLVYQSDWEEAARNLHSTNNFPEVTGRICPAPCEAACTLNIDDHPVTIKTIECAIVDRAWTNGWVKPEPADVKTGKKIAVVGSGPAGLACAQQLARAGHDVHVFEKNAKPGGLLRYGIPDFKMEKHIIDRRVVQMQAEGVHFHNGVNVGVDLDPVAMLEDYDAIVLAGGAEKPRDLPVPGRDLSGVHFAMEYLPQQNRRIGKEPIHTNEPILASALHVIVIGGGDTGSDCIGTAIRQGALSVTQLEIMPQPPEKENKALTWPNWPLKMRTSSSQEEGAERDFSVLTKELRGENGAVKKLVCVRLDSNLKEIPASTFELRADLVLLAMGFVSPVHEGLLEQLGVAFDLRGNVEADQVSYKTSCDKVFACGDMRRGQSLVVWAIREGRQTAQAVDTFLMGSSQLPR
- a CDS encoding L,D-transpeptidase: MSARLFVLKVSLGAALALALLLPAVPAFAQWHDYSGYQAYPAYPSNGYPGYPSYPAYPAYPAYSEPYEVYPGDPPPAQHYRGRQTYGAPSYGDPYESASRGQPYGGQDPELSINQSQKTAAAVQNPTSEAPGTIVIDTRSRHLYLVQPGGGAIQYGIGVGRQGFEWKGIARVGRKSEWPRWIPPKEMLQRRPDLPEEMEGGLENPLGARALYLFKGDKDTMFRIHGTNEPDSIGKAVSSGCIRMMNADVIDLYQRVAVGTKVVVM